The following coding sequences are from one Malaciobacter pacificus window:
- a CDS encoding nucleotidyl transferase AbiEii/AbiGii toxin family protein, giving the protein MNRIIELSNEEREQLFSESAVRTGATPAIVEKDFWVVWVLDKIFKDDRLNKILMFKGGTSLSKVFNLIGRFSEDIDLILDWREVTKDDPKEDKDSKNKQVKFNQQVNENAIIYINEVLLPIVQDLLSPTCTCKIDEENPFNINISYPATFKDGYLRNEILLEIGPLASWTPSDTFEISAYVVDSFPILFEQHVCKVNAILAKRTFWEKATILHQEANRSEDKKLPIRYSRHYYDLAMMAKSSVKDEALLDIDLLKQVVDFKLKFYPATWAKFEDAKPGTIKLTPSDIHIKDLEKDYKAMENMIFDKKLTFEEILETLKNLEDEINSLGK; this is encoded by the coding sequence ATGAATAGAATAATTGAATTAAGTAATGAAGAAAGAGAACAACTTTTTAGTGAGTCTGCTGTTAGAACTGGTGCAACACCTGCAATTGTCGAAAAAGATTTTTGGGTTGTATGGGTACTTGATAAAATCTTTAAAGATGATAGATTAAATAAAATTTTGATGTTTAAAGGTGGTACTTCTTTATCTAAAGTATTTAATCTAATAGGAAGGTTTTCAGAAGACATTGATTTAATCCTTGATTGGAGAGAAGTTACAAAAGATGATCCTAAAGAAGATAAAGATAGTAAAAATAAACAAGTAAAATTTAATCAGCAAGTAAATGAAAATGCAATTATTTATATAAATGAAGTGCTATTACCTATAGTTCAAGATTTATTAAGTCCAACATGTACTTGTAAGATAGATGAAGAAAATCCTTTTAATATAAATATCTCATATCCTGCAACATTCAAAGATGGATATTTAAGAAATGAAATACTTCTTGAAATAGGACCTTTAGCTTCTTGGACGCCTTCAGATACTTTTGAAATATCTGCTTATGTAGTTGATTCTTTTCCAATACTATTTGAACAACATGTATGTAAGGTAAATGCAATACTAGCTAAAAGAACATTTTGGGAGAAAGCTACAATCTTACATCAAGAAGCAAATAGAAGTGAAGATAAAAAGCTTCCAATTAGATATTCAAGACACTATTATGATTTAGCAATGATGGCAAAATCATCTGTAAAAGATGAAGCATTATTAGATATTGATTTACTAAAACAAGTAGTCGATTTTAAACTAAAGTTTTATCCTGCAACTTGGGCAAAGTTTGAAGATGCAAAACCAGGAACTATAAAACTTACTCCATCAGATATTCATATCAAAGATTTAGAGAAAGATTATAAAGCTATGGAAAATATGATATTTGATAAGAAATTAACTTTTGAAGAGATATTAGAAACATTAAAAAATTTAGAGGATGAAATAAATTCATTAGGTAAATAA
- a CDS encoding M48 family metallopeptidase translates to MLIDYELIRSDRKSITITIDRDSKVIVNAPENLNEEEIEKYIYKKRLWIWEKLAIKKSANEDIFEKKFVSGESFSYLGRNYRLQIIEENDDLKLKSGWFILGKRKQSKAKEIFKDWYSIHLKNKIEERLELICNEKRIEKPTFRIMELGFRWGSCTKEGSLNFNWKIAMAPLSIIDYVIVHEIVHLKEHTHNEKFWKELSKLMPNYLEKKEWLRLNGHKLDI, encoded by the coding sequence TTGCTAATTGATTATGAATTAATAAGATCAGATAGAAAAAGTATAACAATTACAATAGATAGAGATAGTAAAGTAATAGTTAATGCTCCAGAGAATTTAAATGAAGAAGAAATAGAAAAATATATTTATAAAAAAAGATTATGGATTTGGGAAAAATTGGCTATTAAAAAATCAGCTAATGAAGATATCTTTGAAAAGAAGTTTGTATCAGGTGAAAGTTTTAGTTATTTAGGACGAAATTATAGGTTGCAAATTATTGAAGAGAATGATGATTTGAAGCTTAAAAGTGGTTGGTTTATTTTAGGAAAAAGAAAACAATCTAAAGCAAAAGAGATATTTAAAGATTGGTATTCAATTCATTTAAAGAATAAAATAGAAGAACGGTTAGAGCTAATTTGTAATGAAAAAAGAATTGAAAAACCAACTTTTAGGATTATGGAATTAGGTTTTAGGTGGGGGTCTTGTACAAAAGAGGGTAGTTTAAATTTTAATTGGAAAATTGCTATGGCTCCATTAAGTATAATAGATTATGTAATAGTTCATGAAATAGTTCACTTAAAAGAACATACTCATAATGAAAAGTTTTGGAAAGAATTATCAAAACTTATGCCAAATTATCTGGAAAAAAAAGAGTGGCTTAGATTAAATGGTCATAAATTGGATATTTAA
- a CDS encoding type I restriction endonuclease subunit R has translation MSSWIREAAFVENKFLEQLESLGWNTLVIEDNDNKHRTSKALLGRATFKDVILEDVLSQKIKDINGTWLRDEQIKEVISTLKNINHSTLFENNLASTELLLENTSVDINHETGVKSPTVKYIDFDDISNNHFLAISQFMIDGAQTIIPDITLFVNGIPLVVIECKAPDITDPIHEGVNQLKRYMNTRGTQQSEGASKLFNTNAFVVVSCRTQAKSGTISSNLEHYLSWKDPYPKSLDEFGKDEQDILVAGMLDKQNLLEIMRNFIIVMGSGRKRVKVVCRYQQYRAVKKTIKRILESETLEDRNGVIWHTQGSGKSLTMVFLVRYSRTIKELQDYKILFIVDRSDLQEQLEETATLIGEEILVASNGSDLKKKLSNDISNINMTMMQKFSEGEFEKASDGIDTSKVIVLIDEAHRTQYSKFGSALRLALPDAVKIAFTGTPVSKTVGSFGSYIDTYKIKEAVEDGATVPIIYEGMTSKDTIKNRGEFDGKFEDLFADLTKEQIELIKKKYGTKGDILEAPKRIEVIAKNMVEHYIQNILPNGYKAQVVSSSRKAAIVYNEALKKALKEYYEDLEDSNPYKKLIGKLDSTVVISSKHNDNADQFPKEFSTKSHKDNSVASFKKPLFTTSPLESSTEDIFDPLKTSQLAFLVVSDMLLTGFDAPIEQVMYLDKKLTAHNLLQAIARVNRTYEGKTRGLIVDYYGVGAHLKEALANYEDADVEDVMQDFSSELSQLELAHRKAIQFFSENKIEEISEQTIEDAVILLADEKLRAEFKVLYKTFTKLIDFILPHPIKRYFLDDAKVLGLIKNEAHRRYRDEELYIEGIGEKVKKLINEHLESEGIETKVRPISIFDEEFEKALNGRPNKAVASEMEHALRYTIRINLEKDPIHYKSLAEKLEKIIAEHKGEWDKLVEKLSKFKEDMKDGREVLAVFKEMKCNVCMAYNDMFESFYNEDELTAEIKIIIIELVIESVQATSREIQRVDFWGSTGENARHNLENQLVRMIATTKQSNLIKNMSSIKEQFMSISKENQKALEELNIAN, from the coding sequence ATGAGTAGTTGGATTAGAGAAGCAGCTTTTGTTGAAAATAAGTTTTTAGAACAACTTGAAAGTTTAGGTTGGAATACATTAGTAATTGAAGATAATGATAATAAACATAGAACTTCTAAAGCACTTCTTGGAAGAGCAACTTTTAAAGATGTAATTTTAGAAGATGTTTTATCTCAAAAAATAAAAGATATTAATGGAACTTGGCTTAGAGATGAACAAATAAAAGAAGTTATTTCAACTCTTAAAAATATAAACCACTCAACACTCTTTGAAAATAACCTTGCTTCTACTGAACTACTACTTGAAAATACATCTGTAGATATAAATCATGAAACAGGAGTAAAATCTCCAACAGTAAAATATATAGATTTTGATGATATATCTAATAATCACTTTTTAGCAATATCACAATTTATGATTGATGGAGCACAAACTATTATCCCTGATATAACTCTATTTGTAAATGGTATTCCTTTAGTTGTAATAGAGTGTAAAGCACCAGATATAACAGATCCAATACATGAAGGTGTTAATCAATTAAAAAGGTATATGAATACAAGAGGTACTCAACAAAGTGAAGGTGCTTCAAAACTATTTAACACAAATGCATTTGTTGTAGTTAGTTGTAGAACACAAGCTAAAAGTGGAACAATTAGCTCAAATTTGGAACACTATCTGAGTTGGAAAGATCCATATCCAAAAAGTTTAGATGAATTTGGAAAAGATGAACAAGATATTTTAGTAGCAGGTATGCTTGATAAACAAAATCTACTTGAGATTATGAGAAATTTTATTATTGTTATGGGTAGTGGTAGAAAAAGAGTAAAAGTAGTTTGTAGATATCAACAATATAGAGCAGTTAAGAAAACTATAAAAAGGATACTTGAATCAGAAACTTTAGAAGATAGAAATGGTGTGATTTGGCATACACAAGGAAGTGGTAAATCTCTTACTATGGTATTTTTAGTTAGATATTCTAGAACTATAAAAGAACTACAAGATTATAAGATTTTATTTATAGTTGATAGAAGTGATTTGCAAGAGCAACTTGAAGAAACAGCAACTTTAATTGGTGAAGAAATACTTGTAGCATCAAATGGAAGTGATTTAAAGAAAAAACTATCCAATGACATTAGTAATATCAATATGACCATGATGCAAAAGTTTTCTGAAGGTGAATTTGAAAAAGCCAGTGATGGTATTGATACATCAAAAGTAATTGTACTTATTGATGAAGCACATAGGACACAGTACTCAAAATTTGGTTCAGCACTTAGACTAGCACTTCCTGATGCAGTGAAAATTGCTTTTACTGGTACTCCTGTATCTAAAACTGTAGGTTCTTTTGGAAGTTATATTGATACTTATAAAATAAAAGAAGCAGTAGAAGATGGTGCAACAGTTCCAATTATATATGAAGGAATGACTTCAAAAGATACTATAAAAAATAGAGGTGAATTTGATGGTAAGTTTGAAGATTTATTTGCAGATTTAACAAAAGAACAAATAGAGTTAATAAAAAAGAAATACGGAACAAAAGGGGATATTCTAGAAGCTCCTAAAAGAATAGAAGTTATTGCTAAAAATATGGTAGAACATTATATTCAAAATATTTTACCAAATGGCTATAAAGCACAAGTAGTAAGCTCTTCGAGAAAAGCTGCAATAGTTTATAATGAAGCTTTAAAAAAGGCATTAAAAGAGTATTATGAAGATTTAGAAGATAGTAATCCATATAAAAAATTGATAGGTAAATTAGATTCTACAGTCGTAATTTCTTCAAAACACAATGATAATGCTGATCAATTTCCAAAAGAATTTAGTACAAAATCTCATAAAGATAACTCAGTAGCAAGCTTTAAAAAGCCTTTATTTACTACTTCTCCTTTAGAATCTTCAACTGAAGATATATTTGATCCTTTAAAAACATCACAATTAGCATTTTTAGTTGTAAGTGATATGTTATTGACAGGTTTTGATGCACCTATTGAGCAAGTAATGTATTTAGATAAAAAGTTAACTGCTCATAATTTACTTCAAGCAATAGCTAGGGTAAATAGAACATATGAAGGTAAAACTAGAGGATTGATTGTAGATTATTATGGAGTAGGGGCTCATTTAAAAGAAGCACTTGCTAATTATGAAGATGCAGATGTAGAAGATGTTATGCAAGACTTTTCAAGTGAACTATCTCAGCTAGAACTTGCTCATAGAAAAGCAATACAGTTTTTTAGTGAAAATAAAATAGAAGAGATAAGTGAACAAACTATTGAAGATGCAGTTATATTATTAGCCGATGAAAAACTAAGAGCAGAGTTTAAAGTCTTATATAAAACATTTACAAAACTAATAGATTTTATTCTTCCTCATCCTATAAAAAGATATTTTTTAGATGATGCTAAAGTATTAGGACTTATTAAAAATGAGGCACATAGAAGATATAGAGATGAAGAATTGTACATTGAAGGAATTGGAGAAAAGGTTAAAAAACTTATAAATGAACACTTAGAAAGTGAAGGGATTGAAACAAAAGTTAGACCTATATCAATATTTGATGAAGAGTTTGAAAAAGCGTTGAATGGAAGACCAAATAAAGCAGTTGCTTCTGAAATGGAACATGCTTTGAGATATACAATTAGAATTAATTTAGAGAAAGACCCAATACATTACAAATCATTAGCTGAGAAGTTAGAAAAGATTATTGCAGAGCATAAAGGTGAATGGGATAAGCTAGTTGAAAAATTGTCTAAATTTAAAGAAGATATGAAAGATGGTAGAGAAGTTCTTGCTGTATTTAAAGAAATGAAATGTAATGTTTGTATGGCTTATAATGATATGTTTGAAAGTTTCTATAATGAGGATGAATTGACTGCTGAGATTAAAATTATAATCATAGAATTAGTAATTGAAAGTGTACAAGCAACTTCAAGAGAAATTCAAAGAGTTGACTTTTGGGGATCAACAGGAGAAAATGCTAGACACAATTTAGAAAATCAATTAGTAAGAATGATAGCTACAACTAAGCAAAGTAATTTGATAAAAAATATGTCATCAATTAAAGAGCAATTTATGAGTATATCAAAAGAAAATCAAAAGGCTTTAGAGGAGTTAAATATTGCTAATTGA
- a CDS encoding restriction endonuclease subunit S translates to MSEVINVPDEWEIDSFKSLKIKLIDGDRGSNYPKDEDFFDQGHCIFLSAKNVTKNGFKFDQLQFINKEKDDKLRKGKLERNDIVLTTRGTVGNISYFNKSVKYNHIRINSGMIILRNENKTLVTDYLYKFLNSNIFDNQIGNTVFGSAQPQLTVKEIEKFFMFFPKEKKEQEKIAKILSTLDTAIESTQKLIDKEKNIKKGLMSDLLQNGIDKNGKIRTPKTHKYKDSELGPIPEEWEVDVVENHSKIITGNKDTQDRLDDGVYPFYVRSQTVERINSYSFDGEAVLTAGDGVGVGKVFHHVNEKFDFHQRVYCIHEFSMKLDSKFFFEYFKTYFIEQVNKYSAKGSVDSVRYDMIALMNIPMPNIDEQIKIAKILNIQDKKIEKEEENLAKLKELKKALMSDLLSGKVRVKV, encoded by the coding sequence ATGAGTGAAGTAATAAATGTTCCTGATGAATGGGAGATAGATAGTTTTAAATCATTGAAAATAAAGTTAATTGATGGAGATAGAGGTAGTAATTATCCTAAAGATGAAGATTTTTTTGATCAAGGGCATTGTATCTTTTTAAGTGCAAAAAATGTAACAAAAAATGGTTTTAAATTTGATCAATTACAATTTATTAATAAAGAAAAAGATGACAAACTTAGAAAAGGAAAACTTGAAAGAAATGATATTGTATTAACAACTAGAGGTACAGTTGGTAACATATCTTATTTTAATAAGTCAGTTAAATATAACCATATTAGAATTAATTCTGGAATGATTATATTAAGAAATGAAAATAAAACATTAGTTACCGATTATTTATATAAATTTTTAAACTCTAATATTTTTGATAATCAAATAGGAAATACTGTATTTGGTAGTGCTCAACCTCAATTAACAGTTAAAGAAATTGAAAAGTTTTTTATGTTTTTTCCAAAAGAAAAAAAAGAACAAGAAAAAATTGCCAAAATTCTTTCAACTTTAGATACAGCTATTGAATCAACTCAAAAACTTATTGATAAAGAAAAAAATATCAAAAAAGGTTTGATGAGTGATTTACTTCAAAATGGTATAGATAAAAATGGAAAAATAAGAACTCCTAAAACTCACAAATACAAAGATAGTGAATTAGGTCCTATTCCTGAAGAATGGGAAGTTGATGTTGTTGAAAATCATTCAAAAATTATAACAGGGAATAAAGATACTCAGGATAGATTAGACGATGGAGTTTACCCATTTTATGTACGTTCTCAAACTGTAGAGAGGATTAATTCTTACTCTTTTGATGGTGAAGCAGTTTTAACTGCTGGGGATGGTGTTGGTGTAGGAAAAGTCTTTCATCATGTAAATGAAAAATTTGATTTTCATCAAAGAGTTTATTGTATACATGAATTTAGTATGAAGTTAGATTCAAAATTCTTTTTTGAATATTTCAAAACCTATTTTATTGAACAAGTAAATAAATATTCTGCAAAAGGTTCAGTTGATTCTGTCAGATACGATATGATTGCTTTAATGAACATTCCTATGCCTAATATAGATGAACAAATAAAAATTGCAAAAATATTAAATATTCAAGATAAAAAAATAGAAAAAGAAGAAGAAAATTTAGCAAAGCTAAAAGAGCTTAAAAAAGCTCTTATGAGTGATTTATTAAGTGGAAAAGTGAGGGTTAAAGTGTGA
- a CDS encoding DUF6088 family protein: MNLYEKVFYFIAGHGRGWSFSSSDLIHKFTRQEIDNTLSDLVEKGKIRRVSRGIYDYPKYSELLKTNLSPDIEQVAHAYARKFNWQIEVSGDTALNILGLSTQIVGNYIYLSNGPSKKYEILNKINIQFKKSALKNIGFKYKESSLIVQALKTLGKENITNETILKIQKQIDEKMYDKILKDTKTSTDWIYEIIKEICSKKSDNE; encoded by the coding sequence TTGAATCTCTATGAAAAGGTATTTTATTTTATTGCAGGTCATGGAAGGGGTTGGTCTTTTTCATCAAGTGATTTGATACATAAGTTTACTAGACAAGAAATAGACAATACTTTATCAGATTTAGTTGAAAAAGGAAAGATAAGAAGAGTGTCTAGAGGTATTTATGACTATCCAAAATATAGTGAACTTCTAAAAACTAATCTTTCTCCTGATATAGAACAAGTAGCACATGCTTATGCTAGAAAATTTAACTGGCAAATTGAAGTTAGTGGTGATACAGCTTTAAATATTTTAGGACTATCAACTCAAATAGTTGGTAATTATATTTATCTATCAAATGGTCCATCAAAAAAATATGAAATACTAAATAAGATAAATATTCAGTTTAAAAAATCAGCATTAAAAAATATTGGATTTAAATATAAAGAGAGTTCTTTAATAGTTCAAGCTTTAAAAACTCTTGGAAAAGAAAATATTACAAATGAAACTATCTTAAAAATTCAAAAACAAATAGATGAAAAGATGTATGACAAAATATTAAAAGACACAAAAACATCAACAGATTGGATATATGAGATTATAAAAGAGATTTGCAGCAAAAAGAGTGATAATGAATAG